From the Sphingomonas sabuli genome, the window TAAGGATCGCGGGATTGGCGACATAGCGGCCGGTGCGCACGTCGAGCATCCGGTCGGCGGTCACCAGCGTCGCTGCGCCGGCCGGCGGCGCAACGGTCATCACGGCCGCAGCGGCGGCCAGCAGGCGCTTGATCACGACGTCTTCTCCCCCAGGGCCGCCGGCACGAAATCCTCGCGCGGTCGGCCGTCAATCGAATACAGGCGTTCCACCGGCAGCTTCACGACCAATCCGCTGGCGGGCAAGGTGAAATCGTAGACCGCACCGCGCAGGCGCGCCATTGGCGTTCCGGTTACCGGCGCGCCGAGCGCCGCGAAGCCGATCGCCAGCCCTTCCCCCATGCTGCCTGTCCACCGGCCGACGCGCACGGTCGGAAGGACGGCGTGATGCTTGCCCGCACGCGGCAGCACCTGCTCGACCCACTGACGCGGGATGCCGGTCTGGCGCTCCTCCGCTGGCAGTCGGTGGACCTGATAGTCGCGGGGACGGTCGACGAACCAGCCCATGATGGCCCTCGCAATGCTGGTGTTGCCGCCGCTCGGCGTGTCGGCGATGTCGATCACGACTGGCGCACGGGGCGGGAGTGCGGCCATCGCCGCGTCGAAGGCGGCGATCGTCGCCTGATCGCCCAGCGAATTGTTGATCCGGATGACCGTCGCTCCGCCGGCTTCGGTCGCGATCGACAGCGGCGGGCGGTCGAGCTTGACGGTGTACAGGCTGGGCAAGGTCAGCCGCCGGCTGGCCGATCCCCGGGCGACGGTCAGGTCGCGGGCGCGGTCGCGACGGCCGGCGGCGAGGACTTGCGCAGCGTACACCGCTCGCTCCGCATCCACCTCGAGACCAAGTTTGGCCCAATAGGCCTCCACGGCGTCCGCCACGGGCTGCTCGCCAATGGCCGTCAGCCGGTCGCCCGCGGCAATTCCGGCGGTTGCGGCGGGACTGCCCGGACGCACGGCGGTGATGACGAAATCCTTACCCTGCCGTTCGACCCACACGTCAGAATAGGTCGGAACCAGCGCCCAGCTGTCCTTGAACGAGCTACCGGCGATTGCGTGGTGGTCGGCCAATGACGCCAGCCGGTCCTCGACGTAATGCAGCAGGCTACGCTTGTCGTGGACAGCTGCGCGCGCGGTCCGCAAGGCGTCAGAATCCGGCAGGACGCCGCCCGGCCACCGGTCCTGATACCCGTAATTGTCGCTGATGATCTTGTCGAAGGCGACGGCGTCCGCGGCATAATCGGCCGCCGTGGGGGCTTGTGCAGTGGCGGCGGGTTCAGCCGCTGCCGAGAGGGTTGGGGAAGCAGCAGCAAGGATGGCGGCGGCGAGCGCGAATCGGCGCATGGGACCCCCTCACAAAGCGGAAGTCCTCGCTTAGCGCCGCCGCGCCGCCTGTCCAGAATCAGCCGCCGAAGGGCAAGGCGTCCGGCACCTCGTAAACCTCGACCGTACCGATGCGGATCACGCTCGTATCGCCGCGCCGCTCCACCGTGAGCCCGGCCGCGGAATCGCTGCTGACGGCCTTGCCGTCGCGGAACAGGATGGTGCGTTCGCCGCCGTCTGGCGTGTCGAGGTGGACAGTCGCCGATCCCGGCCGGCGGATGACGCCCGCCTTGCAGCTGCCCATCGCGCCACCTTCCACCGTGCGACAGGGAACGGTCGACACCGCGTGGTAGGGCGTGCCAGCGACCAGTGCATCTGCGGACCTGTGCGCCGGCGCATGTGCGTGGTGCGACGGCAGCTGGGTGGCCGTGGCGCCGCCGCCTGCCGACACCGACAGCCGATAGGCGGCCGCTTCGCCGCGGCGGCCGGACGCGCGCATCTGGTAGACCCGGATCGTATAGTCGCCGCTCTTGGCTGTGCGCACTTCCATCGTCTCGCCGCTGGTCGAGCTGTTGTAGATGGCGACCTCGGCCTGGCCCGGCTCCATCACGTTGAAGTTGGGCGAGCCGCTGACGGTCGCCATGCGCACGCTGAGCATCTGCCCGGCGCGCAGGTTGATCCGATAGTCCTTGTATTCCTGGCCATTGATCGAGCCGGTGATTTCGGTCCCCGACTGCCCTGCGGGGAAATGGACCGGCACGACCGCCTGCGCGAAGGCGGCGGCGGGAACGAGCGCGGTTGCAGCGGCAAGGATCAAGGCGGAACGAAGCATGCGAAACTCCTGTGGCTCAGCGGGTTCGCCCGGTACGCCGCGCGAGTCCCGATCCGCCGAGTTTCCGATGCTAACCTGCGTTAATCAAGCGATTAACGCCGATCAAATGTGGATGACGCGTCCGTACGCAGCGAGCACGCTTTCGTGCATCGATTCCGAAATCGTGGGGTGCGGGTAGATGGAGTTCATCAGCTCGGCTTCGGTCGTTTCCAGCGTCTTGCCGACGACATAGCCCTGGATCATCTCGGTCACTTCCGCCCCGACCATGTGGGCACCGAGCAGTTCCCCGGTCTTGGCGTCGAACACGGTCTTGGTGAAGCCTTCCGCCTCGCCCAGCGCGATTGCCTTGCCGTTGCCGATGAACGGGAAGGTGCCGACCTTGACCTCATAGCCGGCCTCTCTGGCTTTCGCTTCCGTCATGCCGACGGATGCGATCTGCGGGTGACAATAGGTACAGCCGGGGATGTTGTTGCGGTCCAGCGGGTGCGGATGCACGTCCGTGTTTCCAAGCTCCCTGGCGATACTTTCCGCCACGGTGACGCCTTCGTGACTGGCCTTGTGGGCAAGCCACGGCCCGGGCACGCAATCGCCGATGGCCCACAAGCCCTTCGCCTTCGTGCGCCCGTAATCGTCGATCTGGATGAAGCCGCGATCCAGCTCGACCAGCTTTTCCAGCCCGATGTCTTCGGTGTTGGGGACGATACCGACGGCGACGATGCAATGGGTGAAGTCGCTTTCCGCGACCTTGCCGTCCTTGGCCTTGATCCGCGCCTTGATGCCGCTGCCCGAGACCTCAAGGGCCTCGACCCCCGCCCCGGTCATGATCGTCATGCCCTGCTTGGTCAGGCTCTTTTCAAGAAATACGGATACGTCCTTGTCTTCAACCGGCACGATGCGGTCGAGCATTTCGACGACCGTCACCTCGGCACCCATGTCGTTGTAGAAACTGGCGAACTCGATGCCGATCGCGCCCGAGCCGATGACCAGCAGCTTTTTGGGCATTTCGGGCGGAGTCATCGCATGGCGATAGGTCCACACACGCTTGCCGTCGGCCTTGGCGAACGGCAGGTCGCGGGCCCGCGCTCCGGTGGCGACGATGATGTGCTTGGCGGTGAGTTTCTCCTCGCCCTTTTCGCCTTTCACCGTCAGCGACGTTGGGCCGGTCAGCGTGCCCGTGCCCATATGTACCGCGATCTTGTTCTTCTTCATCAGGTGCGTGACGCCGGCGTTCAATTGCTTGGCGACGCCGCGGCTGCGCTTGACCACCGCCTCCAGGTCCGCGCTAATGCCCTGCGCGGCCAGACCGTAGTCCTTGGCGTGCTGCATGTAGTGATAGATTTCGGCCGAGCGCAGCAGCGCCTTGGTCGGGATGCAGCCCCAGTTGAGGCAGATGCCGCCAAGCAATTCACGCTCGACGATGGCGGTCTTCAGACCAAGCTGTGCGGCGCGGATTGCGGCGACATAGCCGCCCGGTCCCGATCCCAGGACGATGACATCATATTGCTCGGCCATGCGCGCTTGCTCCGGTTGCTGCTGGCCGTTCCTCTATCGGCTCGGCCAGCTATCGCAACCCGGCGCTAGCCGCGCTCTTCCGGCAAATAGCCGTCGTCGGCGCGGTCGGTGAACTTGGTGATCCGGCTTTCGAAGCGGGCGCGAACCTTGCCGGTGGCGCCATGCCTTTGCTTGGCGACGATGATCTCGGCCAGCTCGTACACGCGGGCCATCTTTTCCTGCCATTCGGGCAGGTCCGGGTGGCCGTCCTCCGGCTTGGACGCGGCGAGGTAATATTCCTCGCGGTAGATGAAGAGCACCATGTCCGCGTCCTGCTCGATCGAGCCGGATTCGCGCAGATCCGAAAGCTGCGGCCGCTTGTCCTCGCGCTGCTCGACCGCACGGCTGAGCTGGGACAGCGCGATCACCGGGACCTGTAATTCCTTGGCCAGGGTCTTGAGGCCGCGGCTGATCTCCGAAATTTCGTTAACCCGGTTGTCGTTGCCGTTGCGGCCCGTTCCCTGGAGCAGCTGCAGATAGTCGACCACGATCAGGCCGATGCCCTTCTGCCTCTTCAACCGGCGGGCCCGGGCGCGCAGCGCGGCAATGGTGAGGCCGGGCGTATCGTCGATGTACAGCGGCAGGCTTTCCAGCTCCGCGGCAGCGCGCGCGAGGCTCTTGAATTCCTGCTTGCTGATCTTGCCCATGCGCAAATTTTCGGAGCTGATGCCCGATGTTTCGGCGAGGATACGGGTGGCCAGCTGGTCGGCAGACATTTCCAGGCTGAACAGCGCCGCGGCCGCGCCGGCGGACTTGTCCGGCTCGATCCCGTCCTCGACATCGCGAAGCCAGCGCCGGGCCGCGGCGAACGCCATGTTGGTGCCCAGCGCCGACTTGCCCATCCCCGGCCGGCCGGCGACGATGACGAGGTCGCTGTTGTGCAGCCCGCCGATCTTGGCGTTGAGGCTTTCGAGCCCGGTGGTGATGCCCGACAGGTGACCGCCGCTGTTAAGCGCCTTTTCGGCGGTGGCGACGGCGTCGCGCGCGGCTTCGGCGAATGACCGCGCCTTGCCTTCCGCGCCGCCTTCCTCGGCAACCTTGTACAATTCGCTCTCGGCCTGCTCGATCTGCTGCAGCGGAGCGACTTCCTCGCTGGTGTCGAGCGCGTTCTCGACGAGGTCGCGGCCGACCCCGATCAGCGCGCGCAGCAATGCGAGATCATAGATTTGCTGGGCGAAGTCCTTGGCCGCGATCAGTGTCGCACCGGATCCCGTCAGGCTGGCCAGATACCCTGCCCCGCCGACCTGCTTCATCGCCTCGTCGGCCTCGAACATCGGGCGCAGGGTCACCGGGTTGGCGACCATGTTCTTGTCGGTCAGCCTGAGGATTGCTTCGTAGATGCGGCCGTGAAGCTCCTCGTGGAAATGGTGCGGGCGAAGGCGCATGCCGACGTCTTCGACCAGCCGGTTGTCGAGCATCAACGCACCCAGCAGCCCGGCCTCCGCCTCGACGTTGGAGGGGAGCGAGGGGGGCGCCGGCGTGTCGGCGCCGTCGATGATTCGTAAAGGTTCGGCCATGGCGATGCTGTGCCGTCATTCTACGCCGATATCTAACGAGAACAAAACAAGGACCTTGGGGATATCTCTGTGGACCTGTGACCGCGCGCGATAGACGATCCTAATCCACAGTTTCTCGCCCGCCCGATTGCTGGCCCCGGCGGGTGGCGTTACCGAGCGCGACCATGGCCATTCTTTCCGACCGCTGGATTCGCGAGCAGGCGCAGGATCACGCGATGATCGAGCCCTTCGTCGAGAGCCAGCGGCGCGACGGCTGCATCAGCTACGGCCTGTCGTCCTATGGCTATGACGCCCGGGTCGCCGACGAATTCAAGATTTTCACCAACGTCGACAATGCCATCGTCGACCCCAAGGATTTCGCCGCCAACAGCTTCGTCGACCGCAAGACCGACGTGTGCATCATCCCGCCCAACAGCTTCGCGCTGGCGCGGACGGTGGAATATTTCCGAGTGCCGCGCGACGTGCTGGTCATCTGCCTTGGCAAATCGACCTACGCGCGGTGCGGAATCATCGTCAACGTCACCCCGCTGGAACCCGGCTGGGAAGGCCATGTGACCCTGGAATTCTCCAACACCACGCCGCTTCCGGCCAAGGTTTACGCCAACGAAGGCGCCTGCCAGTTCCTGTTCCTGGCCGGCAACGAGCCGTGTGAAGTCAGCTACGCCGACCGCGCCGGCAAATATATGGGCCAGCAGGGCGTGACGCTGCCCAAGCTGTGACGCTGGACGACGCCCGGGCGCGTGACCGCGTGGACCCGCTGGCCTTCGCTCGCGATCGGTTTTCCATCCCCGAAGGCCTGACCTACCTCGACGGCAATTCGCTCGGCGCACTGCCGAGGGCGACGGCGGAGCGGGTGGACACACTTGTCCTCGACCAGTGGGGCAAGGACCTGATCGCCGGATGGAACGATCATGGCTGGATCGACCTGCCGAAGAGGGTGGCGGCGCGGCTGGCGCCGATCGTGGGGGCGAACGCGGACGAGTTGCTGGTCGCCGATTCCACCTCGGTCTGCCTGTTCAAGCTTTTGTCGGCGGCGGTGGCGGCGCGGCAGGGGCGCAGCGAAATACTGACCGTCGAAGGCAATTTCCCGAGCGATCGCTACGTCGTACGCGGGCTTGCCGACATGCTTGGACTGAACCTGCGCACGGTGGCGCTTGCCGACCTTGCCGAGGCCATCGGCAAGAACACGGCAGCCGTGACCCTGACGCACGTCGACTATCGCAGCGGCGTGCGGGCCGACATGGCGGCGATCAACGCCGCCGCGCGCACGGCCGGCGCGTTGGCCGTGTGGGACCTGTCGCACAGTGCAGGTGCGGTTGCCCTCGGCCTCCACCGCGACGGCTGCGAACTGGCCGTTGGCTGCGGCTACAAATATCTCAACGGCGGCCCGGGGGCGCCGGCTTTCCTTTACGTCGCCAGCCACCTGCAGGATGCGTTGCACCCGCAGCCGCAAGGCTGGCTGGGCCACGCCGACCCCTTCGCCTTTGCCGACCACTATCGGCCGGCAGACGGCATCGCCCGGTTCATCACCGGCACGCCGTCGGTGATCGCGCTGGCCGCGCTCGACGCCGGGCTGGCGGCGTTCGAAGGCATCGCCATGGCCGATGTCGAGGCCAAGGCGCAGGCGCTGGTCCGCTTTTTCCTCGACGCGGTGGGCGATGCGCTGCCGCTGCACGGCCCAACCGACCTTGGGGAGCGCGGCAGTCACGTCTGCCTGGTTCATGACGAGGCCTATGCGATCATGCAGGCGCTGATCGCGCGCGGCGTGGTCGGTGATTTCCGCCAGCCCAACCTGATGCGCTTCGGCTTTACCCCGCTCTACACGCGGTACGAGGATTGCTGGCGCGCCGCAGATGCGCTGCGCCAGGTCCTCGATAAGCGTGAATATGACGAGCCGCGCTTCCGCGACCTCAAGGCGGTCACCTAGGCGTCTTGTCTTCCAGCCGGTTGTCGACGCTCCACGGTCCAGCCCCCGCCGCGGCTAGGTAGAGGAAGGCGAAGCAGTAAAGGATGGCCGCATCGCCCCCATTGTTAATCGGGAACGGGTTCTGCGGCGCGTGCGCCATCCAATAGGCTGCAGCCATTGTGCCCGAGGCGAGGAACGCCGCCGGCCGGGTGAATAGGCCGATCGTTACCAGCAGACCGCACACCAGTTCGATCAGCCCGGCAATGGCCGCCGGATTGTCCATCGCCAGGCCCATCCCGGCATATTCGCCCGGCGGAAACGACAGGAATTTCTGCGTGCCGTGCTGTAGGAACAGCAAGCCGACGACGATCCGGAAGATCGACAGCAATTGCGGTTCGTAACGCGATAGCCAGGTGAATTGCATTGGATGCTCCTGCCGGTGATTGCGGAGCCTAGTCCGCTTTGCCGGCCAAAGCCAAGGTCAGGATTTGACGTCCGCCAGCGCGGCGCGCGCCTTGTGGATGACGTCGACCCAGTCGTGGAAGGCGTGCGCTATCTTGGTCACGAAATCCTTCAGCGGACCGTCCTTCAGTCGCCCGTCCTCGTCGAACTTGTCGTCGGTGACGTGGCCCAGATAGGCTTCGGGCTGCTGCATCATTGGCATGTTGAGGAAAGTGCCCGCCTGGCGGATCTGGTGGTTCGCGCCGAACCCGCCGATGGCGCCGGGCGACGCGGTGACGATCGCCGCCGGTTTGCCGTCCCAGACGCTTTTCCCATACGGCCGCGAGCCGATGTCGATGGCATTCTTCAGCACGCCGGGGATGCCGCGGTTATATTCCGGCGACACGAACAGAATACCGTCCGCGCCCGCGATTTTCTCCCGGAAGTCGACATATTCGGTAGGCGGATCCTGGTCGGAATCCTGGTTGTACAGCGGCAGGTGGCCGATCTCGACCATCTCGCAATCCAGGTCATCATCGCGGATCGCGCAGATCGTGCGGGCAACCTTGCGGTTGATGCTCGCTTCGCGAAGGCTGCCGACGAGGATTGCGATCTTATAGGCCATGTCCGTCTCCTTGCCGGGTCAATGAGGTGCGCCGCCGATGGTTGCAGAGCGGCGTCAATTCGCCCGCTTCGCGCGCTCCACCAGATAGGCGTGGATCGCATCGATCTCGTCGTCGCGATAGTGGCGCGTGTCGGTCCGCGCGATCTCCGTCATCAGGCCGAGGTTGCGGCCGCTTGGCGGCACGCCGGTGCGCAGCAACGTGCGAAACTGCGCCGCGTCATAGGCGCCAGCAATCGCAAGGTCCGGCGAGACCATGCCGGGTTCGACCTCTCTCCCCTCCAGCAACGGCCCGTGACAATCGGCGCACTGGGTCGCGACCAGGTGCCGCCCACGAGCGTGCTGCGGACCGAACTGGGGCAAGGACGTCGTCCGATACTGCTTCACCAGCGCCGGCTGAGTCGGGAACTTCCCGTTGACGATGCCGATGCGCGCCAGCGGTCCGAAGTCGTTAGCCGGCGTGGCCTTGCCGCCTTTGGGCAAGGCACGGATCGCGGCGATAATCGCCGCGGTCTCGGCGTCGGTCAGGCTCTGGTAAGTGGTCGACGGCATAATGAACAGCGACCGGCCGTCATGCCCGATGCCCTGCCGCAGCGCGTGTTCGAGCTGGGCATCGCTGGCCTTCGCCGCGACCAGCGTGACGTTGGGCGCGTAAATCTTCCCGATGCCCGGCTTTTCGAAGAACAGCTTCCCCCGCATTCCGTCGCCGTGGCACGACAGACAGCCGAGAACCTTGAGCTGCCGTGGGCCGTCGGCCAACTGGGCCGGGGTCGGTGCCGCCAGCCGCGAAGGCTCGGGAGCGACGCGGGCGCCGAGAGCGCGCGCCGACAATATCCATATAGCGAGGGCGGCGACCAGCAGCAGCGCCACCAAACCGCCCACACCGTAAGCCAACCAGCGCAAAGCTTTTGCCATCGTCCAAGCCCCCTTCGAACGAAGCGCAGATTTAGCGCGGCCGGTGCCGCCTGCAAGCGGGTTTAGCGGCGCTTGCCCTTGTGCCGGATATTGGCCGGCCGGCCGCGCTTGTGCAGGGGTTTCGGCCGGCGCATCCGGTCGTGGCGGTCGTCGGGCTGGCGCTCGGGGCGCTCCCCGTCCGGAAGGGCGAAGCGCAGCCCGCCGGTGACCGGGTTGGATTCGACAATTTTGAGCCGGATTTTCTGGCCCTGCCGGAAACTGGTGCCACTATCCTCGCCGACCAGCTGCTGGCTCTTTTCGTCGTAGCGAAAATATTCGTCGCCGATGGTCGAAACCGGCACGATCCCGTCGCCGCCGAAATCGACGACGGTGGCGAAGAAGCCGAACGGCTGCACCCCGGTGATGCGGCACTGGACGACCTGGCCGACCTGGTCGGCAAGATAAGCGGCGACATAGCGGTCGACGGTCTCGCGCTCCGCCTCCATCGCCCGCCGCTCCAGCCTGGAAATCTGTTCGCCGATCTCGTCGAACTTGTCCGCGTCGGCGGCCGGCAATCCGCCCTCGCCGAGCTTGTAGGCGCTGACCAGGGCGCGGTGGATCAACAGGTCGGCGTACCGCCTGATAGGCGAGGTGAAGTGGCCATAGGTTGCCAGCGCCAGCCCGAAATGGCCCAGTCGTTCGGGCCCGTAACGGGCCTGCATTTGCGTGCGCAGCAACTGTTCCATGATATCCGGGCGGCTGTCGGACTCGCCCAACTTGTCGATGATGGCGTTGAAGGTGGCGGGCCGGATCACCTGACCCAGCGTGAAGGCGATTGAAAACGTGTCGAGATAATCCTTGAGCGCTTCTAGTTTCTCGCGGCTTGGCGGTTCGTGGATGCGGTACATGACCGGCGCCTTCTTCGCCTCCAGCGCGCGCGCCGCGGCGACGTTGGCGGCGATCATGTAATCCTCGACCAGCCGGTGCGCATCGAGCCGCTCGCGCGCGGCGACGGACGTGATGCGACCCTTTTCGTCCAGCACCACCTGGCGCTCCGGGAGGTCGAGTTCCAGCGGCTGCCGTTTCTCGCGTGCGGCAAGCAAGGACCGCCAGCAGCCCCAGAGGGGCTTGAGTGCGCCCTCGACAATGTCGGCCGCCACTCGGCCCGCGGTGCCGTCGATCGCCGCTTGCGCATCCTCATAGGCGATGTTGGCGGCGACGCGGATGCGGGCGCGGGCAAAGCGCCATTGCTTGATCGTGCCGTCCTTGGCGATGGTGAGGTGGCAGGCCATCGCGGCCCGCACCTGGTCCTGCTTCAGCGAGCAGATGTCGGCCGACAATTCCTCCGGCAGCATCGGCACGACGCGATCGGGGAAATAGACGCTGTTGCCGCGTTTGCGCGCCGACCGGTCGAGCGCGCTGTCCGGACGGACGTAGAAACTGACGTCGGCGATCGCGACGATCGCCTTCCAGCCGCCCGCATTGTCCGGATCGTCGTCCGCTTCGGCCCAGATGGCATCGTCGTGGTCGCGCGCGTCCGCCGGGTCGATGGCGACGATCGGCAGGTTGGTAAGGTCCTCGCGCTCGCCCAGCGCTAGCTTCGCCACCTTCTTCGCTTCGTCGAGGACGGCATCGTCGAATTCGTACGGCAGCTCGTATTTGTGAATGGCGATGAGGCTGAAGCTGCGCGGCGCGAACGGATCGCCGAGCACCGCGTCGACCCGCGCGCTAACCGTGTTGCCTCGGCCGGTGACTTCGCAGAGCACCAAGTCGCCCGCCTCGCCTTCGCCGACGTCGCTGACGGCGAATTCGCGGCGCTCTTTCTTCTCCACCGGGGTAAGCCAAAACCGACTGCCGTCACGGCGCAGCACGCCCAGCACTAATTCGGCCTTTTTCGCCAGTTTCTTCAACGGGTGGGCGACATGCCCCTTGCCGCGTTCCTCGGTGCGGGCGAGCACGCGGTCGCCGATGCCCAGCGCGCCGTGCTTGCCGCGCTCGATCACCCGTAGCCGCGGCGGCGGCGTGCTGGCGTCCCAACTTTCCGGCTTGGCCCAGATGTTCCCGTCCTCGTCGGCATCGACGATGTGCAGCACGGTCACCTTGGGCACGGTCCCGGCCTTGTTGAGCGTCTTGCCGCGCGAACTTTCGATCTCGCCGTCCTCACCCATCTGCTTGAGCAGAGCCTTGAGCGCGATCTTGTCGCTGCCCTTCAGATTGAAGGCGCGCGCGATTTCCCGCTTGCCGGCCGGCTGGTCGGACGTGGCGATGAAGTCGAGGATCTGCTGGCGGG encodes:
- the kynU gene encoding kynureninase, which produces MTLDDARARDRVDPLAFARDRFSIPEGLTYLDGNSLGALPRATAERVDTLVLDQWGKDLIAGWNDHGWIDLPKRVAARLAPIVGANADELLVADSTSVCLFKLLSAAVAARQGRSEILTVEGNFPSDRYVVRGLADMLGLNLRTVALADLAEAIGKNTAAVTLTHVDYRSGVRADMAAINAAARTAGALAVWDLSHSAGAVALGLHRDGCELAVGCGYKYLNGGPGAPAFLYVASHLQDALHPQPQGWLGHADPFAFADHYRPADGIARFITGTPSVIALAALDAGLAAFEGIAMADVEAKAQALVRFFLDAVGDALPLHGPTDLGERGSHVCLVHDEAYAIMQALIARGVVGDFRQPNLMRFGFTPLYTRYEDCWRAADALRQVLDKREYDEPRFRDLKAVT
- the rnr gene encoding ribonuclease R — protein: MAKPKSAALPTRQQILDFIATSDQPAGKREIARAFNLKGSDKIALKALLKQMGEDGEIESSRGKTLNKAGTVPKVTVLHIVDADEDGNIWAKPESWDASTPPPRLRVIERGKHGALGIGDRVLARTEERGKGHVAHPLKKLAKKAELVLGVLRRDGSRFWLTPVEKKERREFAVSDVGEGEAGDLVLCEVTGRGNTVSARVDAVLGDPFAPRSFSLIAIHKYELPYEFDDAVLDEAKKVAKLALGEREDLTNLPIVAIDPADARDHDDAIWAEADDDPDNAGGWKAIVAIADVSFYVRPDSALDRSARKRGNSVYFPDRVVPMLPEELSADICSLKQDQVRAAMACHLTIAKDGTIKQWRFARARIRVAANIAYEDAQAAIDGTAGRVAADIVEGALKPLWGCWRSLLAAREKRQPLELDLPERQVVLDEKGRITSVAARERLDAHRLVEDYMIAANVAAARALEAKKAPVMYRIHEPPSREKLEALKDYLDTFSIAFTLGQVIRPATFNAIIDKLGESDSRPDIMEQLLRTQMQARYGPERLGHFGLALATYGHFTSPIRRYADLLIHRALVSAYKLGEGGLPAADADKFDEIGEQISRLERRAMEAERETVDRYVAAYLADQVGQVVQCRITGVQPFGFFATVVDFGGDGIVPVSTIGDEYFRYDEKSQQLVGEDSGTSFRQGQKIRLKIVESNPVTGGLRFALPDGERPERQPDDRHDRMRRPKPLHKRGRPANIRHKGKRR
- a CDS encoding NADPH-dependent FMN reductase, translating into MAYKIAILVGSLREASINRKVARTICAIRDDDLDCEMVEIGHLPLYNQDSDQDPPTEYVDFREKIAGADGILFVSPEYNRGIPGVLKNAIDIGSRPYGKSVWDGKPAAIVTASPGAIGGFGANHQIRQAGTFLNMPMMQQPEAYLGHVTDDKFDEDGRLKDGPLKDFVTKIAHAFHDWVDVIHKARAALADVKS
- the dcd gene encoding dCTP deaminase; the encoded protein is MAILSDRWIREQAQDHAMIEPFVESQRRDGCISYGLSSYGYDARVADEFKIFTNVDNAIVDPKDFAANSFVDRKTDVCIIPPNSFALARTVEYFRVPRDVLVICLGKSTYARCGIIVNVTPLEPGWEGHVTLEFSNTTPLPAKVYANEGACQFLFLAGNEPCEVSYADRAGKYMGQQGVTLPKL
- a CDS encoding replicative DNA helicase, which codes for MAEPLRIIDGADTPAPPSLPSNVEAEAGLLGALMLDNRLVEDVGMRLRPHHFHEELHGRIYEAILRLTDKNMVANPVTLRPMFEADEAMKQVGGAGYLASLTGSGATLIAAKDFAQQIYDLALLRALIGVGRDLVENALDTSEEVAPLQQIEQAESELYKVAEEGGAEGKARSFAEAARDAVATAEKALNSGGHLSGITTGLESLNAKIGGLHNSDLVIVAGRPGMGKSALGTNMAFAAARRWLRDVEDGIEPDKSAGAAAALFSLEMSADQLATRILAETSGISSENLRMGKISKQEFKSLARAAAELESLPLYIDDTPGLTIAALRARARRLKRQKGIGLIVVDYLQLLQGTGRNGNDNRVNEISEISRGLKTLAKELQVPVIALSQLSRAVEQREDKRPQLSDLRESGSIEQDADMVLFIYREEYYLAASKPEDGHPDLPEWQEKMARVYELAEIIVAKQRHGATGKVRARFESRITKFTDRADDGYLPEERG
- a CDS encoding DoxX family protein gives rise to the protein MQFTWLSRYEPQLLSIFRIVVGLLFLQHGTQKFLSFPPGEYAGMGLAMDNPAAIAGLIELVCGLLVTIGLFTRPAAFLASGTMAAAYWMAHAPQNPFPINNGGDAAILYCFAFLYLAAAGAGPWSVDNRLEDKTPR
- a CDS encoding c-type cytochrome, translated to MAKALRWLAYGVGGLVALLLVAALAIWILSARALGARVAPEPSRLAAPTPAQLADGPRQLKVLGCLSCHGDGMRGKLFFEKPGIGKIYAPNVTLVAAKASDAQLEHALRQGIGHDGRSLFIMPSTTYQSLTDAETAAIIAAIRALPKGGKATPANDFGPLARIGIVNGKFPTQPALVKQYRTTSLPQFGPQHARGRHLVATQCADCHGPLLEGREVEPGMVSPDLAIAGAYDAAQFRTLLRTGVPPSGRNLGLMTEIARTDTRHYRDDEIDAIHAYLVERAKRAN
- the lpdA gene encoding dihydrolipoyl dehydrogenase; this translates as MAEQYDVIVLGSGPGGYVAAIRAAQLGLKTAIVERELLGGICLNWGCIPTKALLRSAEIYHYMQHAKDYGLAAQGISADLEAVVKRSRGVAKQLNAGVTHLMKKNKIAVHMGTGTLTGPTSLTVKGEKGEEKLTAKHIIVATGARARDLPFAKADGKRVWTYRHAMTPPEMPKKLLVIGSGAIGIEFASFYNDMGAEVTVVEMLDRIVPVEDKDVSVFLEKSLTKQGMTIMTGAGVEALEVSGSGIKARIKAKDGKVAESDFTHCIVAVGIVPNTEDIGLEKLVELDRGFIQIDDYGRTKAKGLWAIGDCVPGPWLAHKASHEGVTVAESIARELGNTDVHPHPLDRNNIPGCTYCHPQIASVGMTEAKAREAGYEVKVGTFPFIGNGKAIALGEAEGFTKTVFDAKTGELLGAHMVGAEVTEMIQGYVVGKTLETTEAELMNSIYPHPTISESMHESVLAAYGRVIHI
- a CDS encoding S41 family peptidase, with translation MRRFALAAAILAAASPTLSAAAEPAATAQAPTAADYAADAVAFDKIISDNYGYQDRWPGGVLPDSDALRTARAAVHDKRSLLHYVEDRLASLADHHAIAGSSFKDSWALVPTYSDVWVERQGKDFVITAVRPGSPAATAGIAAGDRLTAIGEQPVADAVEAYWAKLGLEVDAERAVYAAQVLAAGRRDRARDLTVARGSASRRLTLPSLYTVKLDRPPLSIATEAGGATVIRINNSLGDQATIAAFDAAMAALPPRAPVVIDIADTPSGGNTSIARAIMGWFVDRPRDYQVHRLPAEERQTGIPRQWVEQVLPRAGKHHAVLPTVRVGRWTGSMGEGLAIGFAALGAPVTGTPMARLRGAVYDFTLPASGLVVKLPVERLYSIDGRPREDFVPAALGEKTS